The genomic window CAGTTAATCTCGTTTCTAAAATGCTTTCCTTTGTTCGAAAATATGAAACTACTAATACTGTACCTTTATATCTTCAGTCAGCACTGAAAGATGAACATGATGTATTTTTCACTGGCTTACCATCTAGTATTAAAATTAATATGACTATAGATGACGCTCTACCCAATGTACTTTTGGATATAACTGAATTTGATCAGTTGCTCGTCAACTTAGTAACTAATGCACGTGATGCAATGGATGAAGTTGGTATTATCGATATACGATTAGGTTGGTCATTAATAGATTCAACAACTTGCTCATCATGTCAAAAGAAACTTAATAACAAGTGGATCGAGCTATCCGTTACTGATTCGGGTGATGGTATTGAGTCAGGTTTATTAACGAGAATATTTGACCCGTTTCATACCAGTAAAGAAGTTGGAAAAGGTACTGGATTAGGTTTATCCGTTACTCATGGCATAATGCACGCTCATGGTGGTCATATAATCGTAGAATCGGAGGTAGGTACAGGAGCAACCTTTAGATTATTATTCCCACCCCACAATAAAGAGCATACCGAAGTAATAACAGAAGATGAGGTTACGCCTCAAGTTACAATCAAATCACATGAGATACTTGTCGTGGATGATGAAATATCACTCACTGAACTGATGGGGGAATACCTTGAAACTTTTGGCTACCAAGTAACAACTGTATCGAGCAGCATTAAAGCACTTGAACTTTTCAAGGAGCAACCTGATAAATTCAGTTTAGTTATTACCGATCAAACGATGCCAGAACTCACTGGTGGAGAATTGATAAAACAGGTCCGTGAAATAAGAGCCGATTTACCGATAATATTAAATAGTGGACACAGTGAATATATGAATGCTGAAAAGGCTGCTCAATTAGACATTATGTACTTACAAAAACCTATAAATTTAGCTGATGTAGTGAATTTGATAAATGAACTATTGGGTGAGTAGCTTGTATTAATGTTGGCCCGAGCCGTTTATGGCAACGAATTTACTAATGCCCATCAAACTCGCTTTACCGCCACTACTGTGCTGCTTGGGTGTTAAGCCAATATAGACCGAGAACTCACGACCATTATTAAACGCTTCGCCAGATTTAATGTCAAAAATAGTAGGGTGGCGCTAATTGGCTCAACGCCTTCCATTTTAGTGAGATTCGAACATGCTTCGTTGTTTTTACTAATTGTTTAACGTGTTCATCCAACAATCGAACATCATCACGAAGGTCTTGTAAACGTTGGTACATTAAATAAATGTAGCTCTGAACATATCTGGTATATCATTTTCACCGTCTTCCAAAATGTCTGGTATGTTTTTAAAAAGGGAAGAAAAACCTTTGGGAATAGACACACCAAATTCCATCAACAATCTACGAAGATGATTAGATAAACACGTCTTATGTTGAGCCAATAATTATCTTGAACCTTGAATTGATTGAATGCCTTGCTGTTCAAGCTCTTTTAGTGGGGCTTCTTTTACATTAGGTCTGTTTATTAGACGTCAACTAACTTGTCCGGTTGGCGTCAATTAACTTGGCCGGTATTTGAATTTAGTTGCATAGCTTGTTTTTTTCGGTAACTTTCTCCTTTTATTTGATAGATATCACTGTGGTGAACAAGTCTGTCGATAGCAGCAACAGTCATCATGTTGTCACCAAATATACTATCCCACTCACTGAATGCTTGATTCGATGTGATCAACAAACTGCCTCGTTCATAACGATGTGCAATCAGTTCAAACAACACCTGACTTTCACTATCAGTCTTTTTCACATAGCCGATATCATCTAATATCAACAGCTCATATTTATCGAGTTTTCTTAGGGCATCAGTTAAGCCCAACGTTTCTTTTGCACGTTGGAGTTCTTGAACAATAGCTGTACTAGTGCTGAATTTAACGCGCACTGCTTTTTCAAGTAATGAGTAACCAATAGCACACGCTAAGTGAGTTTTCCCTAAACCACTAGCACCAAACAATAAGATATTATGGCCTTGTCTAAGCCAGTCAATCTGATTAACTTTTTGTTTCATTTGCAGTGACGTAATACCTTCTATTTCGTCAAATTTATATTGATGTAGTTGTTTACCTACGGGTAATTTACTCTCTTTAAGTAACCGTTTTAATCGACTTTCATGACGATGATTAGCTTCAAGTTCACATAGCTCGGCAAGGAATAATTCAGGCTCCCACTCCTGTGAAACAGCCTTTTGGGCAAGGACTTCCCATTCTTTGGCTATCGCACTTAAGCGCAGCTCTTTCAGTAATATTGGTAAGCTTAGAATATTAGCCATGTAACCCTCCAAGCAATATATCGTAATCACTTATTTGATGTTGATGACTGACAATGTTTGGTATGACGAGCGTGCTAGGGGCAAACAATTTACGGCACATATCAATAGATATAAACTTACCTTGCTCGTGGTTTTTCAAGACATAACGACCAAGGGCATGCTCGCAATTATAGTTATGAGCGAGTAACAATAATTCAACCATATAACGACAGTCTTTATCGCTAACATGCTCTGCTGTTAACTGCTGCCACAACAAACTGAAGTCACCTTCTGGGATCAAATCTTCTCGTAACTGCGAGTATTTGAACGCATTGGGCTTTTTCGCAAGTGAGTGGATCACATGTTTATAATCTACTGCTCGTGATCTTAAGTGTCCTTGAGCATAGACTCTAGACAGGGATAACGTTTTTTCATGACCAAGAAATAAATCCAGCCGAGTATCATAAATGTGTACAAGTAATCGATGACTAATTAATCTAGAAGGTACGGTATACGTCACACGTTTAACACTGATGGTGCTGCTAGAGGTAACTTTAACGTATTGTTCGCAGAAGTCGTTGGTACGACGTTTAGGCAAATCATTTAAGTGCTTGCGCTCTTCATCAAATCGAGTTTTGCATTGGCGATTAATTTTGGCGACAATTACATCAAGAAACGATTGGTACTCGGTAATTGTCGCGAAATCACGACTGCCACGTAGTCGTAATTGCTGATCTACTTTTCGTTTTAAATGGCTATGTGCCACTTCAATCGCACCATTTTCATGAGCTACACCTTTATTGTTACGCGTCGCAACAACGCTATAGTGAGCACATAGCTTTTGATAGCGTTCAGTTAACGCTTCCTGTTCATAATGATTATTGAATGCAGCACTTAAGCTATCGGTTCGGTGTGTCTGTGGTACACCACCACTGCGCCAAAATGCATTTTGTAAACCTGTAGAGAGTGATTCGAAACTTTCACCACCAAAGACAAGTTGAGCATACGTCCAGCCACTGAACACTAACTTGTAATGAAAAAGCTTATGAGAAAATGCTTGGCCTGCAATAGATATTTCAAGTTTGTTCATCCAAGTGTAATCAGATATCCCCATAAACCCTGGCATGTACTTTTGACGAAAGATAACTTCTTGCTCTGGCCCTTCAGTTGCCAACCACTTTTTGACTCGACGTTG from Colwellia sp. PAMC 20917 includes these protein-coding regions:
- the istB gene encoding IS21-like element helper ATPase IstB — translated: MANILSLPILLKELRLSAIAKEWEVLAQKAVSQEWEPELFLAELCELEANHRHESRLKRLLKESKLPVGKQLHQYKFDEIEGITSLQMKQKVNQIDWLRQGHNILLFGASGLGKTHLACAIGYSLLEKAVRVKFSTSTAIVQELQRAKETLGLTDALRKLDKYELLILDDIGYVKKTDSESQVLFELIAHRYERGSLLITSNQAFSEWDSIFGDNMMTVAAIDRLVHHSDIYQIKGESYRKKQAMQLNSNTGQVN
- the istA gene encoding IS21 family transposase codes for the protein MSGKPITKQQVNLYMSYRKDHKQTAAAAQSGMSERTARRIESGQHSTTHLPRVYRTRKDPFNGAFEEHLVPLLKADPELQPITLLDQLDTLMPGKFGHNHLRTLQRRVKKWLATEGPEQEVIFRQKYMPGFMGISDYTWMNKLEISIAGQAFSHKLFHYKLVFSGWTYAQLVFGGESFESLSTGLQNAFWRSGGVPQTHRTDSLSAAFNNHYEQEALTERYQKLCAHYSVVATRNNKGVAHENGAIEVAHSHLKRKVDQQLRLRGSRDFATITEYQSFLDVIVAKINRQCKTRFDEERKHLNDLPKRRTNDFCEQYVKVTSSSTISVKRVTYTVPSRLISHRLLVHIYDTRLDLFLGHEKTLSLSRVYAQGHLRSRAVDYKHVIHSLAKKPNAFKYSQLREDLIPEGDFSLLWQQLTAEHVSDKDCRYMVELLLLAHNYNCEHALGRYVLKNHEQGKFISIDMCRKLFAPSTLVIPNIVSHQHQISDYDILLGGLHG